A stretch of DNA from Pseudomonas sp. HN11:
GAGAACAGGGGCGAGACCGTCGTGTCGGCGACCGGGTTGAACACATCAATCTGATAGCTCCCCAGTTTCTGGTCGCCATTGATCAGGCCCAGGCCATAGTTGCGTGGATGAACGTAGTTGGACGAACCCTGGCGGTTGTCTTGAGTATGCAAGGCGAACAGGGTCGGGGCGTCACAGTTCACATTGAGCTGAAGGGTGACAGTGGGTAGCTCGGTGGGGTTGTCGACGTTCAGGTCTGTTGCTGCGATTTTTCCGTAGTCCACTGCTCCGCCCTGGGACAGACTGGGTGTGCACGCACTGGGTGTGATGCTGCCTGTGACGCTCAAGTCCACGCTGCTGGCGGCCAGTACGCAAGACGTGGTACCGAGCAGTGTAAAAGCCACCAGGGTGGCGATCGACGCTTTCATTGAATGGGGCTCCTAGGCATAGAACAAGGGATACGGGGGACGCTCTGGCAGTGCGCTGACGGGGCGGGCAGTTGTTGCAGGACCTCTTCGCGCCTTCTTGGGCTGAGCGACGGCGACTTTAGCGACAGCGCCTGTGCGGGTGAATGCAACAATTACGATAGTGTTCGTCGCGCTGTTAAGACCCAGAAAGTCGCTCTGTGCTTGTAGGAAAACCTGCTTTGTCGTAGTTGTTGTATCGCTCCTTAAAACGCATTCGGATACTTTTCGCGCCTTTCAATCACCGCTATGCAGTTATTTGGCTGGCAGTGCAGGCCCTTGCGCGAAAAAATCGAGTGAGGTCGACCGACAGGTCGGCAATCGTTGTCCCGGCTGGGTTGACGCGCTGATCATTCAGCACGAGGTAGCTATGCAGGACTCCACTGCAGGCTGTAGTCCACGACGCTCGCACCCGGCGCCGTCCGTACCCTTCCACTGGCAGCAGGTTCGTGTGTTGCTGGCAGATGACCATCGCGCCTATCGCTTGTTGATAGGTTCGTTCCTGCGCACGCTGGGGCTGGCGCACGAGTCCGTCAACGATGGGCAAGCGGCGCTTGAAGCCATGGCGGCCAAGCCTTTTCATCTGGTGATCAGTGACTGTCGCATGCCCAGGATGGACGGCTACGCCATGACGCGCGAACTGCGTCGGCGCGAAACCGAGGCGGGAAGCGCGCGGATACCGGTTATCGCCCTGACGGCGGGTCTGGACCTTGCGCAAATACAGCGTTGCGTGGCGTGTGGCATGGATGACTGGATGCTTAAACCCATCACCCTGGAGCAGTTGCGCGACGTGCTGCTGTATTGGTTGCCTGGGGCTGCCTCTGGTACGCGGCAGGCACGACCCCCTACGAATGTCACACGCATGCATAGCCGATTTCCCACACGCGCCAGTCTTATCGCCACGTTTGGTTTTTGGGAGGCGGTCGAGCCGCTGTTGTTCAGCCTGATCCAGGAAGCCCACGATGACCTGATGGCACTTGAACAGGCGCGCAACGGCCTGGACGTGCGCTCGACCTGTGAGCGTTTGCACCGGTTGGTCGGTAGCGTGGCGTTTTTGGGAGATACGGGATTGGAGCAGCGCGCTATAGAGCTCATCACGCGCGTCCAGCATACCGGGATTGCCGCGAACAAATCATTGCTCGATCAACTTGTGAAAGAGATTGAGCGGTATTTGTCGTACTTGTCCTCACTATAATTTCTTACATGAAGCTGCAAGAAGTTTCCCCTCTGTAATGTAAGACATTTCTGTAGGTCTGATCTTTTTATCGTGTGGGTATAAATCCTCCTTGCATAAATAAAGGCGCAGGGCGCCAAACCGCGCCATGAACACCGGTTGTTGTAGCAGGCCTGCCGATGTATTTTGCAAATACTCAAATTGCCATCATGGAAAATACAATGTTTCGGATAATTATTGCCGACGATCACCCCATTGTTCGTGTTGGACAAAAGGTAGTCATTGAAGCCAGTGGTACATGCAAAGTCGTGGGGGAAGCCAATGGTCCCGATCAACTTCTGACATTGGTGGCGACTACGCCGTGCGACGTGATCGTTACCGATTTCGCTATGCCCGGTGACCAGCAGGCCGACGGTTATGGTTTGCTCGGACTGTTGCAGCGCCAGTACCCGACACTGCCGGTCATCCTGGTGACCATGTTTGCCAACGTGGCAACGCTGCGGTCCGCGTTCAGCCATGGCGCCAAGGCGATTGTGGCCAAGAGCGCATCGGCGCGGGAGTTGCCATTGGCGTTGAAGGCGGTGGTCAATGGGCGAACCTTTGTCAGTGAATGCCTGCGCACGCAAATGGATATGGCTGGAAACAGCCGTAGCGAAGAGACGCCGCAATTGTCCGGCAAGGAGCGTGAAGTGGTACGTATGTTGGCCAGCGGCATGACCGTCAGCCAAATTGCCGCTCAGGTCAATCGCAGTATTTCCACCATCAGTAAACAGAAGAGCACGGCAATGTTGCGTCTGTGTATTTCCACTGACGTTGATTTATATGCCTATGCTCGGGAAAGCGGCATGGTGCCCTAAGTGCGACACGCTATTCATTGAGTTGAGAGTAGTCGGCGCGATGATTCGTATAATTTGTATTTAGTGATTGTCATAACAGCATTAGTTTAATCGAATGCAGTGACCTTGAGTGTCGGCTGCATAATGCGTTGTTTCCGATAATAACGAGACGCTCGTGACTGAGCGCCTTGCGCTGCCTATCGTTTTCCCATTCCAGAGTGAGTATTACTGATGAAGCACTTATTGAGCGCGCTGGCCGCGATGGTTTTGGTCGGCATTTCCAACGGGCAGGCCGCCTCCAGCGTCGATTTAAGCGTGCGGGGTGTTATCACCCCTGCCGCTTGTACGCCGACCCTGTCCGGGGGCGGTCTGGTGGACTACGGGAAAATATCGGCGGGGGATCTGGCGGCCACAGGCAGCACCCGATTGCCGCCGGCCAGGCTACAACTTACGGTGAACTGTGAGGCCGTG
This window harbors:
- a CDS encoding DUF1120 domain-containing protein, which produces MKASIATLVAFTLLGTTSCVLAASSVDLSVTGSITPSACTPSLSQGGAVDYGKIAATDLNVDNPTELPTVTLQLNVNCDAPTLFALHTQDNRQGSSNYVHPRNYGLGLINGDQKLGSYQIDVFNPVADTTVSPLFSADKGATWISNPTGTYFEPGAWVAFGDPSSGAPFMPKALLSVTADLPITASIAPTSGLTLIEEVPLDGSATLEVLYL
- a CDS encoding response regulator, which translates into the protein MQDSTAGCSPRRSHPAPSVPFHWQQVRVLLADDHRAYRLLIGSFLRTLGLAHESVNDGQAALEAMAAKPFHLVISDCRMPRMDGYAMTRELRRRETEAGSARIPVIALTAGLDLAQIQRCVACGMDDWMLKPITLEQLRDVLLYWLPGAASGTRQARPPTNVTRMHSRFPTRASLIATFGFWEAVEPLLFSLIQEAHDDLMALEQARNGLDVRSTCERLHRLVGSVAFLGDTGLEQRAIELITRVQHTGIAANKSLLDQLVKEIERYLSYLSSL
- a CDS encoding response regulator transcription factor gives rise to the protein MFRIIIADDHPIVRVGQKVVIEASGTCKVVGEANGPDQLLTLVATTPCDVIVTDFAMPGDQQADGYGLLGLLQRQYPTLPVILVTMFANVATLRSAFSHGAKAIVAKSASARELPLALKAVVNGRTFVSECLRTQMDMAGNSRSEETPQLSGKEREVVRMLASGMTVSQIAAQVNRSISTISKQKSTAMLRLCISTDVDLYAYARESGMVP